From the genome of Nitrospirae bacterium YQR-1, one region includes:
- a CDS encoding TonB-dependent receptor plug domain-containing protein codes for MRFFLNLLLLCSALSLTCSNLFALTAEESDLLSLYFKKEDLVITPTKYLKTTSQVAENIVVITARDIEAINAACLADVLKYVTGMQTKMIPGGRGIQPYVQGTEMTTHTRIIIDGVTLNDIAINATTPENIPVEHIERIEIIKGPASSTWGSSLGGIINIITKDGDIKKAIGGKIQASYGAYSTQDERGVLTGKAGPLEYYLFYGRNFSYGYNSELFDDQHHFYGKLRYNPAWHTALTYTLGYDQTSREPVIPSLVSYNKSLYSTLSMSSKLSESADLNVSLRTSDFDNKVEMPNGNDIVKDTNYGGGASLKWTPPGHAVVLGGDYDYQTFEYDKLDGGKAYFKKLAIFANDTFNIGKLTITPGIRYDSLTNGGTFISPSFGVIYDLGKATLLRFFVARGFNSVAAKHTSVTIQAGDSTFLANPDLKVEKVISYQGGIESGILKYLWLKASLFRHNVWDAITLKTVSSDTFQMQNYSKQLRQGFEIEAETVPFYNITLSTGFSYTHIKNIDTGEYVTNTPRYSYDLGVHYRHPKILDATLKGHYIRWYYDPSEYNNYYTFTGNNSMIFDLNLSREIYRDANITTGLYIKGTNIFNDSLVFYANRLYNGRIIQGGLKVNF; via the coding sequence TTGAGATTTTTTTTGAATTTGCTTTTGCTTTGCTCGGCATTGTCTCTTACGTGTAGTAACTTATTTGCTTTAACGGCGGAGGAAAGTGATTTGCTCTCATTGTACTTCAAGAAAGAGGACCTGGTCATTACACCGACGAAATATCTTAAAACGACAAGCCAGGTGGCTGAAAATATAGTAGTAATTACGGCCCGGGACATTGAGGCAATTAATGCCGCCTGCCTTGCCGACGTCCTGAAATATGTAACCGGTATGCAAACTAAAATGATTCCAGGCGGGCGCGGTATTCAACCCTACGTACAGGGCACTGAGATGACAACTCATACAAGAATTATCATAGACGGAGTAACTTTAAACGATATTGCAATAAATGCCACAACACCGGAAAATATACCCGTAGAACACATAGAGCGGATTGAAATAATAAAAGGCCCGGCCTCATCAACCTGGGGTTCATCTCTGGGCGGTATTATAAATATAATTACAAAGGACGGTGACATTAAGAAAGCAATAGGTGGGAAGATACAAGCCTCCTATGGCGCTTACTCAACTCAGGATGAGCGGGGAGTTTTAACCGGTAAAGCCGGGCCTTTGGAGTATTATTTGTTTTATGGCAGAAATTTTTCATACGGCTATAATTCCGAACTTTTTGATGATCAACACCATTTTTACGGTAAACTCAGATATAATCCGGCCTGGCATACAGCATTGACATACACGTTAGGATATGATCAAACTTCAAGAGAACCGGTTATACCCTCACTTGTCAGTTATAATAAGTCCTTGTACTCAACACTTTCCATGAGTTCCAAACTAAGTGAATCGGCAGACCTTAATGTTTCTCTCAGAACCTCTGACTTTGACAACAAGGTGGAGATGCCTAATGGAAACGATATTGTAAAGGACACAAATTATGGTGGCGGCGCAAGCTTAAAATGGACACCCCCAGGCCATGCCGTGGTCTTAGGCGGCGATTATGATTATCAGACTTTTGAATACGATAAGCTGGATGGTGGAAAGGCTTATTTTAAGAAACTGGCAATTTTTGCTAACGACACCTTCAACATCGGTAAACTTACCATAACACCCGGTATAAGATACGACAGCCTTACAAACGGCGGTACATTTATAAGTCCAAGTTTTGGAGTTATCTACGACCTGGGTAAAGCAACCTTATTAAGATTTTTTGTGGCAAGGGGGTTTAATTCCGTGGCCGCCAAACATACTTCGGTGACTATACAGGCGGGGGATAGTACTTTTTTGGCTAATCCTGATTTAAAAGTTGAAAAGGTTATTTCTTATCAGGGCGGCATTGAAAGCGGTATTTTAAAATATCTGTGGCTTAAGGCCTCCCTTTTCAGGCATAACGTCTGGGATGCTATAACTCTGAAAACAGTATCGTCAGATACCTTTCAGATGCAAAACTATTCAAAACAGCTCCGGCAGGGTTTTGAGATAGAGGCTGAAACTGTACCGTTTTATAACATAACATTATCCACCGGTTTTTCCTATACTCACATAAAAAACATTGATACTGGAGAGTATGTTACTAACACGCCGCGGTACAGTTATGATTTAGGGGTTCACTACCGCCACCCTAAAATTTTAGACGCCACACTGAAAGGCCACTACATAAGATGGTATTATGACCCCTCAGAGTACAATAACTACTACACTTTTACCGGCA
- a CDS encoding beta-hydroxyacyl-ACP dehydratase, with translation MRFLLIDRILEVTPGKTIKGVKNVAMSEDFLEFHFPKNPVMPGVMLVESLVQLAGWLTAATSQFKDWFLTEHIEKARFYSLALAGDQIELEVTLTNRDDNGTVSFSGTGLVSGKKKVVAAFSGRTVSLDTLEAPAGMEHMYKVLRREFQP, from the coding sequence ATGCGCTTTTTACTAATAGACAGGATACTGGAGGTCACTCCGGGTAAGACAATAAAGGGTGTGAAGAATGTTGCCATGTCTGAGGATTTTCTGGAGTTTCACTTTCCAAAGAACCCTGTGATGCCGGGCGTTATGCTTGTTGAGTCCCTTGTTCAGTTGGCGGGCTGGCTTACGGCGGCAACGTCTCAGTTTAAAGACTGGTTTTTAACTGAGCATATAGAGAAGGCAAGATTTTACAGTCTTGCCCTTGCCGGTGACCAGATAGAACTGGAGGTCACCCTTACAAACAGAGATGACAACGGGACAGTGTCTTTTTCGGGTACAGGGCTGGTTTCAGGTAAAAAGAAGGTAGTGGCCGCATTTTCAGGGAGAACTGTAAGCCTTGATACACTTGAGGCGCCTGCCGGTATGGAGCACATGTATAAGGTTCTCAGACGGGAATTTCAACCATAA
- the acpS gene encoding holo-ACP synthase produces the protein MALYQGIDIVSIRKFTEFYLRHACATDDIFTEEEIAYCREYRKPEERFAGRFAAKEASLKALGLGFTGSGSTGVLKQIEIIRKPSGKPDIHLHGFIKSVSERKNINGFNVSISHSGDYAVSVVILTSERAGGGGH, from the coding sequence ATGGCGCTCTATCAGGGCATAGACATTGTAAGCATTCGGAAGTTTACTGAGTTTTATTTAAGGCATGCCTGTGCAACAGATGATATATTCACAGAAGAGGAGATTGCCTATTGCAGAGAATACAGGAAGCCTGAGGAAAGGTTTGCGGGTAGGTTTGCCGCTAAAGAGGCGTCTCTTAAGGCCCTGGGCCTTGGCTTTACCGGCAGCGGCTCCACAGGTGTTTTAAAACAGATAGAAATAATAAGAAAACCTTCCGGTAAACCGGACATCCATCTGCATGGGTTTATTAAGAGTGTCTCTGAAAGAAAGAACATTAATGGTTTTAACGTATCCATAAGCCACAGCGGTGATTATGCCGTATCTGTGGTTATATTAACTTCAGAGAGAGCCGGTGGCGGAGGGCATTAA
- the fabG gene encoding 3-oxoacyl-ACP reductase FabG, giving the protein MKTDLSGKVALVTGGGRGIGRQICTGLKNSGAFVVINYAKSAESAESLKEELSPQAEIIRADVSNYKEVEAMFKEVAKTYKGPDILVNNAGIIKDTLLMAMEPSDWDKVLDVNLKGTFHCTKFASEIMMGKHKGAIINISSVSAIKCSRGQCNYAASKGGVISFTKACAVELAPKGITVNAILPGMIETDMSARVRKRAAEQILNSIPAGRFGAPADVAGIVVFLASEAASYITGQVIAVDGGMSVS; this is encoded by the coding sequence ATGAAAACTGATTTAAGCGGAAAAGTGGCTCTTGTCACAGGTGGTGGAAGGGGTATAGGGCGGCAGATTTGCACAGGCCTCAAGAACTCCGGAGCCTTTGTCGTGATTAACTATGCTAAATCGGCTGAGAGTGCCGAGTCTCTAAAAGAGGAGCTCTCGCCTCAGGCCGAAATTATCCGGGCTGATGTGTCAAACTACAAAGAGGTGGAGGCCATGTTTAAAGAGGTTGCAAAGACATATAAGGGCCCCGATATTTTAGTTAATAATGCGGGGATTATTAAAGATACCCTGCTTATGGCGATGGAACCCTCCGACTGGGATAAGGTGTTGGACGTAAACCTTAAGGGCACCTTTCATTGTACTAAGTTTGCCTCGGAAATCATGATGGGAAAGCATAAGGGAGCAATTATAAATATATCGTCTGTTTCGGCAATAAAGTGCTCAAGGGGACAGTGCAACTATGCAGCTTCCAAGGGCGGGGTAATATCCTTTACAAAAGCCTGTGCCGTTGAACTTGCACCTAAAGGGATAACCGTAAATGCCATACTACCCGGTATGATAGAAACCGACATGAGTGCAAGGGTCAGGAAAAGGGCGGCGGAGCAGATTCTGAATTCAATTCCGGCGGGCAGATTCGGTGCGCCTGCCGATGTTGCCGGTATTGTAGTGTTTTTAGCCTCAGAGGCGGCCTCATATATAACCGGACAGGTAATTGCCGTTGACGGCGGAATGAGTGTATCATAA
- a CDS encoding beta-ketoacyl-[acyl-carrier-protein] synthase family protein → MKIAEKRRVVVTGLGLATALGLDVYECWDKVLRGVSGIGTLKLKGAEKSPVQAAAGISEADFKRIETEFQDDLQRAGERRTLFSLWASKCAMEDAALLSFDGKRWRYGTVLAAGAPVNRLEDIYRHISADKKFDYESYMCNLNEIHPESMLRNNSSRAAALIAGKFNLNGVNATVTTACASATQAIGVAFNIIRDGRQDVIVAGGADSMINPVGLVFFVLLGAASVAAEKPELLCRPFDKKRSGLVMGEGSGMVVLEELQHAKNRGAKIYCEVAGYGSSMDAWQVTAPHPQGAGAEASMAEALRDSGIGIDGIDYINAHGTSTKLNDTAETLAIKKVFGGYAKDICISSSKSMTGHLLAASGGPEFVFTVLSTRHDEIHPTINLTNPDPKCDLDYVPNVKRTKTVRAALSNSFGFGGQNASVVVKKYHDRLV, encoded by the coding sequence GTGAAGATTGCCGAAAAAAGACGTGTTGTAGTGACAGGGCTTGGGCTTGCCACGGCATTAGGCCTTGATGTTTATGAGTGTTGGGATAAGGTACTTCGTGGTGTTTCCGGTATCGGCACTCTTAAGTTAAAGGGGGCTGAGAAGTCTCCGGTTCAGGCTGCAGCCGGTATCTCGGAGGCGGACTTCAAACGCATAGAGACAGAGTTTCAGGATGACCTTCAACGCGCAGGGGAGAGAAGAACGTTGTTTTCCCTCTGGGCCTCAAAGTGTGCCATGGAGGATGCCGCCCTTTTATCATTTGACGGAAAGAGATGGCGATACGGTACGGTACTTGCCGCAGGTGCTCCGGTAAACAGGCTTGAGGATATTTACCGCCATATTAGCGCCGATAAAAAGTTTGATTACGAAAGTTATATGTGTAATTTAAATGAAATTCATCCGGAGTCTATGCTTAGGAATAACTCCAGCCGTGCTGCCGCTTTAATTGCCGGAAAGTTTAATCTAAACGGAGTAAATGCAACGGTGACAACCGCCTGCGCCTCTGCCACACAGGCCATAGGTGTGGCTTTTAATATAATCAGAGACGGGCGGCAGGATGTGATAGTGGCGGGTGGGGCGGATTCCATGATAAACCCCGTGGGGCTTGTCTTTTTTGTGCTTCTGGGGGCCGCCTCAGTAGCCGCAGAGAAACCGGAGCTGTTGTGCAGGCCTTTTGACAAAAAACGCTCCGGCCTTGTTATGGGTGAGGGCTCAGGGATGGTGGTTCTTGAGGAGCTTCAACATGCAAAAAACAGGGGAGCAAAAATATACTGTGAAGTGGCAGGGTACGGCTCTTCTATGGATGCATGGCAGGTGACGGCCCCTCATCCTCAGGGCGCAGGTGCTGAGGCCTCTATGGCGGAGGCCCTCAGAGACTCCGGTATCGGCATTGACGGCATTGACTATATAAATGCCCACGGCACAAGTACGAAACTTAACGATACGGCGGAAACTCTTGCCATAAAGAAAGTCTTTGGAGGGTACGCTAAAGATATTTGTATAAGCTCAAGTAAGTCCATGACAGGACATCTGCTTGCCGCCTCAGGGGGCCCTGAGTTTGTCTTTACTGTGTTAAGCACCCGCCATGACGAGATTCATCCTACGATTAATCTTACCAATCCCGATCCAAAATGCGACCTCGATTATGTGCCAAATGTGAAACGTACAAAAACGGTAAGAGCCGCTCTTTCCAATTCTTTTGGCTTTGGCGGACAAAATGCCTCTGTTGTTGTAAAGAAGTATCATGATAGGTTAGTATAA
- a CDS encoding CHASE2 domain-containing protein: MKKILLSAQKYGKMVMPAALGLLVSMALTLLTWLGTFDPVEYKILNVKFQLRPKIKINPDIISIDIDDGALDVTGRWPWPWNIHGDIVNFLTNYGVQGIVFTGIDFSQDSNNDIDRGAVEGVKNRIRSAYEKKDINSAMPDYESYLLDSIKKNGNAYIDIHFNIPEFDEKHGFVSSLKNKARATEVEKKRLELLSQKIGIKGNQGNFPLATGILTPKEIIMKSMEGGGFNQILISNDGVVRKYPLLAYYPYMLYESLPLNLARKLLNMKDVNTENSNYIELKGEQSSIKIPVDKEGRMNINWAGGNKDSFMRLPFKVVSFFAAFHNAKKELMKFTFIDDEAVQKLETELAEIPYLTKDEVDNIIGRVFTAFLIEQNIVDNSMSITGAIKAMGGDPDDDLWLSIAKQIKFNNHIVKKHEEHKVLPSFDDVITELSFTDSDVESMSLAESYNIMVYHIGRNDVFSVRPLYFHIPVNDINGKHTVISPVFFRDKIVFYGLTATALAAMNPTPFMWRHPMLDLMPNVLNTIMTGRFLTDCPLWLKYSLNFILVIVVLTVVMFFSPLRSGPIALAVTAGCAAVDWYLFTMKGLLLPIFQTTVAIVLTFLSGVLYRYIRERMERQKIRKMFSTMVSPEVLKLIEKNPEKFNLGGEKKHATMFSSDVSGFTTISEGVTSRELADILNIYLTPMSNIIMSYNGYVDKYEGDAIKADFGIPLTDEDHAWKCCYSALYSQEELKVIQRMIAIKYGVKITARMGINSGDISAGNMGSYNHMQYTAMGDAVTVAEELEPANKIFDTWIMMSQSTFELVKEYVEARYLGVLERGHGGAPVGIYEVAGWKRERFLEYWKSKPIPELIFNSLSKMRPEKVIGYHDYFSKKELPDSEFLTDVKTLFSELTTDAVEYMKLGDILNMAEIERDIRNLLLKIKQYDEHGGAASVQTETSTTAAWKEKISEMRKNVMIAAPYLKKLKDRGERTLSDSLYSTVDILEKKLQSVEKRILFAEAGDHIATELSNHLKELLTKPSGNTETGAITLEMKTKERRINERLKQFTLKLKKHPENFHQLMSNLCTVDERKKELLQLFTAAQQHYYNRNWHEAAKNFNLCLSIDPQDGPSVKYLNTIKQLLISPPDSTWQGLWQEG, encoded by the coding sequence ATGAAAAAGATATTATTATCAGCTCAAAAGTACGGAAAGATGGTTATGCCGGCAGCCCTTGGACTTTTAGTTTCCATGGCTTTGACACTGCTGACGTGGCTGGGCACATTTGATCCTGTTGAATATAAGATTTTAAATGTAAAATTTCAGTTACGGCCTAAGATTAAAATAAATCCCGACATTATAAGCATTGATATTGACGATGGGGCCTTAGATGTTACAGGGCGGTGGCCGTGGCCATGGAACATCCACGGCGATATTGTGAATTTTCTTACTAACTACGGTGTTCAGGGGATTGTTTTTACAGGCATTGATTTCTCACAAGACAGTAATAACGACATTGACCGTGGTGCTGTAGAAGGTGTAAAAAATAGAATCCGTAGCGCTTATGAGAAAAAAGATATAAATTCCGCAATGCCCGATTATGAATCGTACCTGCTTGACAGTATAAAGAAAAACGGCAATGCCTACATAGACATACATTTCAACATTCCTGAGTTTGATGAAAAACATGGTTTCGTCAGCTCCTTAAAAAACAAAGCACGGGCAACAGAGGTTGAAAAAAAGCGGTTGGAGCTTCTCTCTCAAAAAATCGGCATTAAAGGCAATCAGGGGAACTTCCCGTTAGCTACCGGCATACTGACCCCTAAGGAAATTATCATGAAAAGTATGGAAGGCGGCGGTTTTAACCAAATCCTGATTTCTAATGACGGAGTAGTCAGAAAGTATCCACTGCTTGCCTACTACCCATATATGCTCTACGAATCGCTCCCGCTTAACCTTGCACGTAAGCTTTTAAACATGAAGGATGTTAACACAGAAAACAGTAACTATATAGAACTTAAAGGAGAACAATCATCTATAAAGATTCCTGTTGATAAGGAAGGCCGAATGAATATCAACTGGGCCGGCGGCAACAAAGATTCGTTTATGCGTCTGCCCTTCAAGGTGGTCTCATTTTTTGCCGCTTTTCATAACGCAAAAAAGGAATTAATGAAATTTACCTTTATTGACGATGAGGCAGTGCAAAAACTGGAAACAGAACTCGCTGAGATTCCTTATTTAACAAAAGATGAGGTAGATAATATTATAGGCCGTGTCTTTACAGCCTTTTTAATCGAACAAAATATTGTTGATAACAGCATGTCGATAACAGGCGCCATTAAGGCAATGGGAGGTGACCCTGATGATGATTTGTGGCTCTCTATAGCTAAACAAATTAAATTTAACAATCATATTGTAAAAAAACATGAGGAGCATAAAGTGCTCCCCTCTTTTGATGACGTTATTACAGAGCTGTCTTTTACTGATAGCGATGTTGAATCAATGAGTTTAGCTGAATCCTATAACATAATGGTTTATCATATTGGAAGAAATGATGTCTTCAGCGTAAGACCCCTGTATTTTCATATACCTGTGAATGACATCAATGGAAAACACACAGTCATATCACCGGTTTTTTTTAGAGATAAAATAGTATTTTACGGCCTGACTGCCACTGCTTTGGCCGCAATGAATCCAACCCCTTTTATGTGGCGCCACCCAATGCTTGATCTTATGCCAAATGTACTAAACACGATTATGACCGGCCGGTTTTTGACAGACTGCCCTCTGTGGCTTAAATATTCTCTGAATTTCATATTGGTAATAGTAGTGCTGACGGTAGTCATGTTTTTCAGTCCGCTTAGAAGCGGCCCGATAGCACTGGCTGTTACCGCAGGTTGTGCTGCTGTTGACTGGTACCTTTTTACCATGAAAGGTTTACTCCTGCCTATATTTCAAACAACTGTCGCTATTGTGCTTACCTTCCTCTCAGGGGTGCTCTACAGGTATATAAGGGAAAGAATGGAGCGTCAAAAAATCCGCAAAATGTTCTCTACCATGGTATCACCCGAAGTGTTAAAACTGATTGAGAAAAACCCTGAAAAATTTAATCTGGGTGGTGAGAAAAAGCACGCAACAATGTTCTCTTCCGATGTATCCGGCTTTACTACTATATCTGAGGGCGTAACAAGCCGTGAGCTTGCCGATATTCTTAATATCTATCTCACTCCGATGAGCAATATTATAATGTCCTACAACGGCTACGTGGATAAGTATGAGGGAGATGCTATAAAGGCTGACTTCGGCATTCCCCTTACCGATGAGGACCACGCATGGAAGTGCTGCTACTCGGCTCTTTACAGCCAGGAGGAGTTAAAAGTCATTCAGCGCATGATAGCCATAAAGTACGGAGTGAAGATAACCGCCCGAATGGGTATAAACTCCGGGGATATATCCGCAGGCAACATGGGTTCATACAATCACATGCAATATACTGCCATGGGGGATGCCGTCACTGTTGCCGAGGAGCTTGAGCCTGCCAATAAGATTTTTGATACATGGATTATGATGTCACAGAGCACCTTTGAACTCGTAAAGGAATATGTCGAGGCACGTTATCTGGGAGTGCTTGAGAGAGGGCATGGAGGGGCGCCTGTGGGGATATATGAGGTTGCCGGCTGGAAGCGGGAGAGATTCCTTGAGTACTGGAAAAGTAAGCCAATCCCTGAACTTATTTTTAATTCATTAAGTAAAATGAGGCCGGAGAAAGTTATAGGCTATCATGATTATTTCTCTAAAAAAGAGCTGCCGGACTCAGAGTTTTTAACTGATGTTAAGACTCTGTTTTCAGAGCTTACCACAGATGCCGTAGAGTATATGAAACTGGGTGATATTCTAAACATGGCTGAGATTGAAAGAGATATTAGAAATCTTCTTTTGAAGATTAAACAATACGATGAGCACGGTGGTGCCGCTTCTGTACAAACTGAAACAAGCACAACGGCTGCATGGAAAGAAAAAATTTCCGAAATGCGTAAAAATGTTATGATAGCAGCCCCTTATTTAAAAAAGCTAAAGGACAGGGGTGAACGTACCCTTTCAGATTCCCTCTACAGCACTGTGGATATTCTTGAGAAAAAGCTGCAATCTGTTGAAAAAAGAATTCTGTTTGCTGAAGCGGGCGACCATATTGCAACTGAGCTTTCAAACCATCTGAAGGAACTGCTGACTAAACCCTCCGGCAACACAGAGACCGGAGCAATAACACTTGAAATGAAAACTAAAGAACGCAGGATAAATGAACGCCTTAAACAATTTACATTAAAACTGAAAAAGCACCCTGAGAACTTCCACCAACTGATGTCTAACTTGTGTACGGTTGATGAAAGGAAAAAAGAACTGTTACAGCTATTCACCGCCGCTCAGCAACACTACTACAACAGGAATTGGCACGAGGCTGCAAAGAATTTCAATCTCTGTCTCTCAATAGACCCGCAAGACGGCCCAAGTGTCAAATATCTAAACACTATCAAACAGCTACTGATTTCCCCCCCTGATTCCACATGGCAAGGTCTATGGCAGGAGGGATGA